In Carassius carassius chromosome 5, fCarCar2.1, whole genome shotgun sequence, one genomic interval encodes:
- the zgc:194398 gene encoding midasin AAA ATPase-domain containing protein, translated as MPVITTEASLESLDEIVNTNTEEATVPESPGLPLGVEIDDQEKIFQIVDGPEEKVSLVEPGKEVENGDGTPVIKLQRATVVLVDLSKHSQNTGEVEASEDLTHFQTEEKLELYEPDKSEQELSNLALEDEEQEEVQTQQDAEKTPEEEKMEEENTVEEQNKLDKQDVTVEEQKSTEDLATMPADGSLVENNTIENKQNEDVGVIGLAKGNAVQENIEEEAPVSTQRSLRRRTKRVQSPPRSKSRRIQKQGADVSEDKMETVLITEKEADEVEQGVEIVDKEKVPQSLIVDATEKVIPLVEAGPEVNVIEKGLEEINKLENKEANLAVTKDTGEETSEVEEEASLEQQQNKPLVKNDKETAETEISMEFPQVVGKEKTFIVGGATIQREKEVSQVSLVEAELDEEVEKDDGTPVIQLQKATVEFDDLNKLYQNTEGESDTPEVLEYSQTEEKLEQDKSDNSEYQLCNLTSEEEEQLEQLQKEEATEKTPEKNKMEDENTVEEQNKPNKQDMTFEEQKPTEDLEEQNDLKVTEIVDVYRAIDKDVEEAVNSGEHPEKTTIMADETNTIQEAEIDHNITLKEKPMDSDREMGSLAQEAPETDQEVLEEEASSSTEITLRRRTIKIQSPPRRKSRRLQKHEAEAFEDKTRNITIRGNVVDEMQETLRKSTVDSTEVIPFDKADNVAEKGVEEINKMEDKEKNFAVTKDTDGETPGVEEEANLELQQNEPLVKNDKETTETEKSMEIDPVVGKEQTFIVGGATFQIEKEVSQVSLVEAEPNEVVEKDVGTPVIQLQIDPVVSKEQTYVVRGTAIQIEDKFSQGESTESDQSDSERITRRSLRLGAKSVPATQKTRKSTRLHKVELDQVKETNMSRYEHEETSAKTEETVNVCMPIITVESILESLEIANTNVEVNTAGEHETSELLMGEEINDKEEPTQIVEEVPPKEAEPDEEVEKDDGTPVILQKDTLLPVGLNKLAQNTEEQTDTPEVLTHFHTEKQLELYEPHKSEYQICYLISEKDKQDMTVEGQKPTDDLVGQNDLRERENEEENKMVLDKDVEESVTSGEHQKATTTKDNTNIIQETENNQDISLEMISLGQEAPEAVQEILEEEASVSTERSLRRRTIKIQSPPMKKSRRAQRQEAEVFEDKTVTVQLTVKGDEEVHKEGAEIDQEGTLKKTTVEATENIISLIEGEPDENVIEKGFEVINNMENKETNLGNEAIREMERDEVILEQQEYELSVENEKETVETEKPMGMDEVSVLNKEQTFVLEETPIQAEEEVLQVESSETNENKSERTTRRSLRISSQSVTSTQKMRKSARLSKADLEPAKEAKMSRKEETSLMTAKTNAENLDEDRDVSKRVKTTLDEQDIDISNDKRRVDEALLEISTDVEEDETMSLIKITENEIRQEMDKSQKDVEGGVQEEEKAEPSQENIEQEQEESVSLGENVGDMDLTNEFKTTAVEEMVSLENSEQEAAFITRSLRYRTVTVQSTPRSKSKRLHRQELESDRETDHLNAPVGKENEALVAENSSAEFENLETKEGEGVIQTNTDGKSENSKAKDDTFEIMESNSGSQVNTEQNKTQEENLEREDMPMLNEQEEVSSVQKEAKPLQARENEGAAEGVQGSSADLEESAVERRSLRKRTTVETFAARKSKRLRKQEHDDDSEQVKEAVMGQTDSVEVTFTEDSVELRLDATAAVFEGSNLGEEILEKIQKNGTKSDGECNVQKDTEPGAGKSQEEQKQSTLNKTQTDKDKEEIMTDEIIEEVIEQHVDLEPSTNEGFTLALEVEETSVQVENKADEQNRVVMEAPKEIFPSAEKYEKGEENISDDDEKGLAIGKHVLQSSSATASTKRKSLRLQVHESKTKEDESDSESEVQQTAKQRHERKRKAITDSASARRSKRHVRARIV; from the coding sequence ATGCCAGTTATTACAACGGAGGCCAGTTTGGAAAGTCTTGATGAAATAGTAAACACAAATACTGAGGAAGCCACAGTTCCAGAGAGTCCCGGACTACCTTTGGGTGTAGAAATAGATGATCAGGAGAAAATATTTCAGATTGTTGATGGTCCTGAAGAAAAGGTCTCACTTGTAGAACCTGGCAAGGAGGTAGAGAATGGTGATGGTACTCCAGTAATAAAATTACAAAGAGCCACAGTAGTACTTGTGGATTTGAGCAAACATTCCCAAAACACAGGAGAGGTCGAGGCTTCAGAAGACCTTACACATTTCCAAACGGAGGAAAAACTGGAACTTTATGAACCAGATAAAAGTGAACAAGAACTGTCTAATCTGGCATTAGAAGATGAGGAACAAGAAGAAGTACAAACACAACAAGATGCTGAAAAGACCCCTGAGGAAGAGAAAATGGAGGAAGAAAACACAGTTGAAGAGCAGAACAAACTCGATAAACAAGACGTGACAGTTGAAGAGCAAAAGTCAACTGAAGATTTGGCCACAATGCCAGCTGATGGCAGCCTGGTGGAAAACAATACAATTGAAAACAAACAGAATGAGGATGTAGGGGTGATCGGTCTTGCCAAGGGGAATGCTGTTCAAGAAAACATTGAAGAGGAGGCACCAGTCAGCACACAGCGAAGTCTTAGACGAAGAACAAAAAGAGTTCAGTCTCCACCAAGAAGCAAATCTAGACGTATACAAAAACAAGGGGCTGACGTTTCTGAAGATAAAATGGAAACAGTCCTAATAACAGAAAAGGAAGCTGATGAAGTGGAGCAAGGTGTAGAAATAGTTGATAAAGAGAAAGTGCCTCAATCATTAATTGTAGATGCTACTGAGAAGGTGATCCCACTCGTAGAAGCAGGACCTGAAGTTAATGTCATAGAAAAAGGACTTGAAGAAATCAACAAGTTGGAGAACAAGGAAGCAAATTTAGCGGTGACAAAAGACACAGGCGAGGAGACATCTGAGGTGGAAGAAGAAGCCTCTTTAGAGCAACAGCAAAATAAGCCATTggttaaaaatgacaaagaaacagCTGAGACAGAAATATCTATGGAGTTCCCCCAAGTGGTTGGCAAAGAGAAAACATTCATTGTAGGGGGGGCCACCATCCAAAGAGAGAAGGAGGTCTCACAGGTCTCACTTGTAGAAGCAGAACTTGATGAGGAGGTAGAAAAAGATGATGGTACTCCAGTGATACAACTGCAGAAAGCCACAGTAGAATTTGATGATTtaaacaaactttaccaaaatacAGAAGGAGAGAGTGACACTCCAGAAGTCCTAGAATATTCCCAGACAGAGGAAAAACTGGAACAGGATAAATCAGATAATAGTGAATATCAACTATGTAATCTGACATCAGAAGAGGAAGAACAGCTAGAACAACTACAAAAAGAGGAAGCTACTGAAAAAACTCCAGAGAAAAACAAAATGGAGGATGAAAACACAGTTGAAGAACagaataaaccaaataaacaggACATGACATTTGAGGAGCAAAAACCAACAGAAGATTTGGAAGAACAAAATGACTTAAAAGTGACAGAGATCGTAGACGTTTATAGGGCAATAGACAAGGATGTGGAAGAAGCAGTAAATTCTGGAGAGCATcctgaaaaaacaacaataatggcAGACGAAACAAACACAATTCAGGAGGCAGAAATAGAtcacaatattactttaaaaGAAAAGCCAATGGACAGTGACAGAGAAATGGGTAGTCTTGCTCAGGAGGCACCAGAAACTGACCAGGAAGTCTTAGAAGAGGAGGCATCAAGTAGCACAGAGATAACTCTCAGGCGTAGAACAATAAAAATTCAGTCTCCACCTAGAAGAAAATCGAGACGTTTACAAAAACACGAGGCTGAAGCTTTTGAAGATAAAACtagaaacatcacaataagaGGAAACGTAGTTGATGAAATGCAGGAAACACTTAGGAAGTCAACTGTAGATTCTACTGAGGTCATCCCATTCGACAAAGCAGATAATGTAGCAGAAAAAGGAGTTGAAGAAATCAACAAGATGGAGGACAAGGAAAAAAATTTTGCTGTGACAAAAGACACAGATGGGGAAACACCTGGGGTGGAAGAAGAAGCCAATTTAGAGCTACAGCAAAATGAGCCATTggttaaaaatgacaaagaaacaaCAGAGACAGAAAAATCCATGGAGATTGACCCAGTGGTTGGCAAAGAGCAAACATTCATTGTAGGGGGTGCTACCTTCCAAATAGAGAAGGAGGTCTCACAGGTCTCACTTGTAGAAGCAGAACCTAATGAGGTGGTAGAAAAAGATGTAGGTACTCCAGTGATACAACTGCAGATTGACCCTGTGGTTAGCAAGGAGCAAACATACGTTGTAAGGGGGACAGCTATTCAAATAGAGGATAAATTTTCACAGGGGGAAAGCACAGAGTCCGATCAAAGTGACAGTGAAAGGATCACAAGGAGAAGTCTCAGGCTCGGTGCGAAATCAGTCCCAGCTACACAGAAAACAAGAAAATCTACACGTCTCCACAAAGTAGAGTTGGACCAAGTGAAAGAGACAAATATGAGTAGATATGAACATGAAGAAACCTCAGCAAAAACAGAAGAGACTGTGAATGTGTGTATGCCAATAATTACAGTAGAGAGCATCTTGGAAAGTCTTGAAATAGCAAATACAAATGTTGAAGTAAATACAGCTGGTGAACATGAGACTTCTGAACTGCTGATGGGtgaagaaataaatgataaagagGAGCCCACTCAGATTGTAGAAGAGGTCCCACCTAAAGAAGCAGAACCTGACGAGGAGGTAGAGAAAGATGATGGTACTCCAGTAATACTGCAAAAAGACACACTATTACCTGTAGGTTTAAACAAACTTGCCCAAAATACAGAAGAACAGACTGACACTCCTGAAGTCCTGACACATTTTCACACAGAGAAACAACTGGAACTGTATGAACCACATAAAAGTGAATATCAAATATGTTACCTGATATCAGAAAAGGACAAACAAGACATGACAGTTGAGGGGCAAAAACCAACAGACGATTTGGTAGGACAGAAtgatttaagagagagagagaatgaagagGAAAATAAGATGGTCCTAGATAAGGATGTGGAAGAGAGTGTAACATCTGGAGAACATCAAAAAGCAACAACAACCAAAGACAACACAAATATAATTCAGGAGACAGAAAATAATCAAGATATTTCTTTAGAGATGATAAGTCTTGGTCAGGAGGCACCAGAAGCTGTCCAGGAAATCTTAGAAGAGGAGGCATCAGTCAGCACAGAGAGAAGTCTCAGGCGTAGAACAATAAAAATTCAGTCTCCACCAATGAAGAAATCTAGACGAGCACAAAGACAAGAGGCTGAAGTTTTTGAAGATAAAACTGTAACAGTTCAACTAACAGTAAAAGGAGACGAAGAAGTGCATAAAGAAGGAGCAGAAATAGATCAAGAAGgaacacttaaaaaaacaactGTAGAAGCTACTGAGAACATTATCTCACTTATAGAGGGGGAACCTGATGAGAATGTAATAGAAAAAGGATTTGAAGTAATTAACAACATGGAGAACAAGGAAACAAATTTAGGGAATGAGGCAATCCGTGAGATGGAAAGAGATGAAGTCATTTTAGAGCAACAGGAATATGAGCTATCTGTTGAGAATGAGAAAGAAACAGTTGAAACAGAAAAACCCATGGGGATGGATGAAGTTTCGGTGCTTAACAAGGAGCAAACATTTGTTTTAGAGGAGACACCCATTCAAGCAGAGGAAGAGGTCTTGCAGGTGGAAAGTTCTGAAACCaatgaaaataaaagtgaaaggaCAACACGAAGAAGTCTAAGGATCAGTTCCCAATCAGTCACATCAACACAGAAAATGAGAAAATCTGCACGTCTCAGCAAAGCAGACTTGGAACCAGCAAAAGAAGCAAAGATGAGTAGAaaagaagaaacttctttaatgACAGCAAAGACCAATGCGGAAAATCTTGATGAAGATAGAGATGTAAGTAAAAGGGTGAAAACTACTTTAGATGAGCAAGACATAGACATATCAAATGATAAGAGAAGGGTGGATGAAGCTTTGCTTGAAATATCTACAGATGTTGAAGAAGATGAGACTATGAGCttaattaaaataactgaaaatgaaaTTCGGCAGGAAATGGATAAATCGCAAAAAGATGTAGAGGGGGGAGTTCAGGAAGAAGAAAAAGCAGAGCCTTCACAGGAAAACATAGAGCAGGAACAAGAAGAATCAGTGTCACTGGGTGAAAATGTGGGGGACATGGATCTGacaaatgaatttaagacaaCAGCTGTGGAGGAGATGGTTTCTTTAGAAAACTCAGAGCAAGAAGCAGCTTTCATTACAAGAAGTCTCAGATACCGAACAGTAACAGTCCAATCTACACCAAGAAGTAAATCAAAACGCCTCCACAGACAAGAGCTGGAGTCAGACAGAGAAACTGATCATTTAAATGCCCCTGTAGGGAAGGAGAATGAGGCATTAGTTGCTGAGAACAGCAGTGCTGAATTTGAAAATTTGGAGACAAAAGAGGGAGAGGGTGTAATTCAGACAAATACAGATGGAAAGTCAGAAAACTCAAAGGCAAAAGATGATACCTTTGAAATCATGGAAAGTAACAGTGGCAGCCAGGTAAACACTGAACAGAACAAAACTCAAGAAGAAAATCTTGAGAGAGAAGATATGCCAATGCTTAATGAACAAGAAGAGGTTTCCAGTGTACAGAAAGAAGCAAAACCACTCCAAGCAAGAGAAAACGAGGGAGCCGCAGAAGGTGTGCAAGGAAGTTCTGCTGATTTGGAGGAATCAGCAGTGGAAAGGAGATCCCTGAGAAAAAGAACGACTGTTGAAACATTTGCTGCAAGGAAATCCAAACGTCTTCGTAAACAAGAGCATGATGACGATAGTGAGCAAGTCAAGGAGGCAGTTATGGGACAAACTGACTCAGTAGAAGTGACATTTACAGAAGACAGTGTAGAGCTGAGGTTAGATGCAACTGCAGCAGTTTTTGAGGGGAGTAATTTGGGTGAAGAAATACtagaaaaaatacagaaaaatgggACTAAATCAGACGGAGAATGTAATGTGCAAAAAGACACTGAGCCAGGTGCAGGTAAATCTCAAGAGGAGCAAAAACAGAGCACATTAAATAAAACCCAGACAGACAAGGATAAAGAAGAGATTATGACGGATGAAATAATAGAGGAGGTGATAGAGCAACATGTAGATCTTGAGCCCAGTACAAATGAGGGGTTCACTTTAGCGCTGGAGGTAGAGGAAACTTCTGTTCAAGTAGAAAACAAAGCAGATGAGCAGAACAGAGTGGTGATGGAGGCTCCAAAAGAGATATTCCCATCTGCAGAAAAGTATGAGAAAGGTGAAGAAAATATCTCTGATGATGATGAGAAAGGTCTTGCCATTGGAAAGCATGTTCTTCAGAGTAGCTCAGCTACTGCTTCAACCAAACGAAAATCATTGAGGCTACAAGTGCATGAATCCAAAACTAAGGAAGATGAATCAGATTCTGAATCAGAAGTACAACAAACAGCGAAACAGAGACATGAGAGGAAAAGAAAAGCCATTACTGACTCAGCATCAGCACGCAGATCCAAACGCCATGTTAGGGCAAGAATTGTTTAG
- the fam169aa gene encoding soluble lamin-associated protein of 75 kDa — MAFPVDILTNVDHETLELTAVEYMSQLPYKKTEYFSLSDSKQIEIGLCNVSFVPLYGTDSEKKLLALFSPDDSNTVVGLYLLDRWWGVEDVLKTAEPSRTGLNKVSTLGERIALYVLNRIVLRNEKSSEDVFFLCHCEHEAAKILWKDGEAIGFYSFKPKGSLCRNFLTQCYQLPIMDTVFVRKCHRGQGHAIKILEDFVGSFRNEYIGLKYPLSEAMYKVCEKYFSIYPADKELLWEVEHTGSPFQRTLIANRLQKLKLKEKDQVVSELNFDVDDATAPMEIEITKIQEITEYTMEIVEETIIDITKEVDDIPVTRRGRGSNLRRRVIRENSEERLSENIIRVEDIEAGVESSVEVAALENLNTFSVKESETVLRSSVDTVTATVTNLSEFRGSQKEETHEIEKDIVTATSEGSPVTHLTTAGEIKNQRGSKEECEMVINEYTVDIQGATIGSIDQSQPQSVVDVEIVKMSTGTEEKNENLGKNEEVEQDESVCEAEMEEIKQMSDEPKEEKTVSETEVAEQSETHAKSTEKVQAHWDMGITENKEKAEDEVMAESEKDLIEKNRDDNTGQKKSEPIDEDTVLRQSVDVEDQTEMEAESVREVLTTEEVLCDQPKQNEAETEVSEPNQTMTNKDTLIEKASKHILGPDEAEQAFNKSKLPQKRTSGLTSSRRSKRLRHQPAEKDLTTTQSVKTGQQGSKYHSKVMMQDKDTEQSTDEPEHDISEVMEKIHETQIENKADAESEVEEYKEKHMPTVETVSSMDDEITQVEETVFPEVSLLVERKETDQEEAPSVEPSEIQESKTTPKEDEETVENSTVTLTLSEAKVVLVDLHELSPNEAGDNHGEIRIPEQEEMKLTMSSELQATEENLRKEEQDGTLDPKPMEEPPCTTTTEGYVVAADANRTPEQSTAYKDQEYEPESETTEAALLSQVEKPEKTDIEQDKEDKQDLYKADKFPKQGKQTQKKGSIDIPSRSTKLKDQPVYPGETVRCLRSTLKPVQITPVRRSTRSKAVIQQESVEPQVDVKLRTDENPERGQLLAEDVSPEENDIAKANDECGSSELLRAAEIDDKEKEPQITKVTDEIPLIETEAKEDVLEKRVEDIKTIENKEANLAGQLDSEKEMSSLGQEVHVQVEEVPISTERHLRHRTIRVQTPLIKKSRCVQKLKAEANVEHQEIHTLVSKNKTDTILMTKEGEDEMDKDVNKMKNKEE, encoded by the exons ATGGCATTTCCTGTAGATATTCTGACAAATGTGGATCATGAGACCTTAGAGCTAACAGCTGTGGAATACATGTCTCAGCTCCCCTACAAAAAAACTGAGTACTTCAGCCTCTCTGATTCCAAACAG ATAGAAATTGGACTCTGCAATGTGAGTTTTGTCCCTCTATATGGAACAGATTCTGAAAAAAAGCTCCTTGCGTTGTTCTCACCTGATGACTCTAACACAG TTGTAGGTCTATATTTGCTGGATCGTTGGTGGGGGGTTGAAGATGTTCTTAAAACAGCAGAGCCCTCAAGAACAGGCCTGAACAAg GTCAGCACACTTGGGGAAAGGATAGCCCTATATGTTCTCAACAGAATTGTGTTGAGAAACGAGAAGAGCAGTGAAgatgttttctttctctgtcattgTGAGCATGAAGCTgcaaaaatactatggaaggATGGAGAGGCCATTGGCTTTTACTCATTCAAACCCAAAG GTAGCTTATGCAGAAACTTCTTGACCCAATGCTATCAACTTCCTATAATGGATACAGTATTTGTCAGGAAGTGTCACCGGGGCCAGGGTCATGCCATAAAGATACTGGAAGACTTTGTTGGTAGCTTCAGGAATGAGTACATAGGGTTAAAATATCCTCTTTCAGAAGCTATGTATAAAG TTTGTGAAAAGTACTTCAGTATATATCCAGCAGACAAGGAGCTTCTGTGGGAAGTAGAGCATACAGGAAGCCCTTTCCAGAGAACTCTAATAGCCAACAGGCTACAGAAGTTGAAGCTAAAGG AGAAGGACCAGGTTGTGAGCGAACTGAATTTTGACGTAGATGATGCCACTGCTCCAATGGAAATTGAGATCACAAAGATTCAGGAAATCACTGAATATACAATGGAGATTGTG GAGGAGACCATCATAGACATCACTAAAG AAGTGGATGACATACCTGTCACAAGGCGTGGCAGAGGTAGCAACCTGAGACGAAGAGTTATCAGAGAAAATTCAGAGGAGAGGCTTTCAGAGAACATAATCAG GGTGGAAGACATTGAGGCAGGAGTAGAAAGTTCAGTCGAGGTGGCAGCCTTGGAAAATCTTAACACTTTTTCTGTAAAAGAATCAGAAACAGTACTCAGG AGCTCAGTAGACACAGTAACTGCAACTGTGACAAACCTTTCAGAGTTTAGAGGATCACAAAAAGAGGAGACACATGAAATTGAAAAAGACATTGTCACAGCTACATCCGAGGGGAGTCCAGTCACCCACCTCACCACAGCTGGGGAAATAAAGAACCAAAGAGGTAGTAAAGAGGAATGTGAAATGGTTATTAATGAGTACACCGTAGATATACAAGGAGCCACTATAGGATCTATTGATCAAAGCCAACCTCAGTCTGTTGTGGACGTAGAAATTGTTAAGATGAGTACAggaactgaagaaaaaaatgaaaatttagggAAGAACGAAGAGGTTGAGCAAGATGAATCAGTGTGTGAGGCAGAGATGgaggaaataaaacaaatgtcagATGAACCAAAAGAGGAAAAAACTGTGAGTGAGACCGAGGTGGCTGAGCAATCAGAGACTCATGCTAAATCAACTGAAAAAGTACAAGCACACTGGGATATGGGAATAACAGAGAATAAAGAAAAAGCAGAAGATGAGGTTATGGCAGAAAGTGAAAAGGACCTAATTGAGAAAAACAGAGATGACAACACAGGCCAAAAGAAAAGTGAACCAATAGATGAAGACACAGTTCTGCGACAGTCAGTGGATGTTGAAGACCAGACAGAGATGGAGGCAGAGTCTGTGAGAGAGGTCCTTACTACTGAAGAGGTCTTATGTGACCAGCCCAAACAAAATGAAGCGGAAACAGAAGTCTCTGAACCAAACCAAACAATGACAAACAAGGATACACTAATTGAAAAAGCAAGTAAACATATATTAGGCCCTGATGAGGCAGAACAAGCCTTCAACAAGAGCAAATTACCCCAAAAGAGAACATCAGGTTTAACTTCTTCAAGGAGGTCCAAAAGACTCAGGCATCAGCCTGCTGAAAAAGATCTTACAACTACACAGTCTGTGAAAACAGGCCAACAAGGATCCAAATATCACAGCAAAGTAATGATGCAAGATAAAGATACTGAACAATCAACAGATGAACCTGAACATGATATTTCTGAGGTTATGGAAAAGATACATGAAACTCAAATTGAAAATAAGGCAGACGCAGAGTCTGAGGTTGAGGAATACAAAGAAAAACACATGCCTACAGTGGAAACTGTGTCTTCTATGGACGATGAAATTACACAGGTTGAGGAAACTGTATTTCCTGAAGTTTCTTTATTAGTGGAAAGAAAAGAAACAGATCAAGAAGAAGCACCATCTGTAGAGCCTTCTGAGATACAGGAATCAAAAACAACACCTAAAGAGGATGAGGAGACAGTGGAGAACAGCACTGTGACGTTGACATTGAGTGAAGCCAAAGTTGTGCTTGTAGATCTGCATGAACTTTCTCCTAATGAGGCAGGTGATAATCATGGAGAGATCAGAATTCCTGAACAAGAGGAAATGAAACTCACCATGTCATCTGAGCTACAAGCAACTGAAGAAAATTTGAGAAAAGAAGAGCAAGATGGTACATTAGATCCCAAACCTATGGAAGAACCACCTTGTACTACTACAACAGAAGGATATGTTGTAGCAGCTGATGCCAACAGAACACCAGAACAATCAACTGCATATAAAGATCAAGAGTATGAGCCAGAATCAGAAACCACAGAGGCTGCTCTTCTAAGCCAAGTTGAGAAACCAGAGAAAACAGACATTGAACAAGATAAAGAGGATAAGCAAGATTTGTATAAGGCAGACAAGTTTCCCAAACAAGGCAAACAAACTCAAAAGAAAGGCTCTATTGACATCCCAAGTAGATCCACAAAGCTTAAAGATCAGCCTGTTTACCCTGGGGAGACAGTTAGATGTCTTAGGAGCACTTTGAAACCAGTCCAGATCACCCCTGTTAGGAGATCTACACGTAGCAAAGCAGTTATTCAACAGGAAAGTGTTGAGCCTCAAGTTGATGTAAAACTCAGGACTGATGAAAACCCTGAGAGGGGTCAACTTCTTGCGGAGGATGTAAGTCCAGAGGAAAATGATATAGCAAAAGCAAATGATGAATGTGGAAGCTCTGAACTTCTTAGAGCTGCAGAAATAGATGATAAAGAGAAAGAACCTCAGATTACAAAGGTTACTGACGAAATCCCACTTATAGAAACAGAAGCTAAGGAGGATGTATTAGAAAAAAGAGTTGAAGACATCAAAACTATTGAGAACAAGGAAGCAAATTTAGCTGGACAATTGGACAGTGAAAAAGAGATGAGCAGTCTAGGTCAGGAGGTACATGTCCAGGTAGAAGAGGTGCCAATCAGCACAGAAAGACATCTCAGACATAGAACAATAAGAGTTCAGACTCCACTGATAAAGAAATCTAGATGTGTACAAAAACTAAAAGCTGAAGCAAATGTTGAACATCAGGAAATACACACATTGGTGAGCAAGAATAAAACTGATACAATTTTGATGACAAAAGAGGGAGAGGATGAAATGGATAAAGATGTCAACAAGATGAAGAACAAAGAAGAA